Genomic DNA from Alphaproteobacteria bacterium:
ATTGAATGCGGCACGGCATTAATGCCAACACGCCTGATTGTATTAAACGGTGCGGATTACACCGCCCCCATGAACGGCGCACCGATTGATATGGACGCTGCGGAACGACTGTTCGATAAAATGTACAGTGTTTCACAAACACAACATGCCAAATATTTCCAAGAATAAAACCGCCATTTGGCGGTTTTTATTTTATCGCGTATGCGCCCAGATTTCATCATACGTATAGCCGGCCAACATACAACCATTTCCACGCTGGAATGGATTGAATGCAACCTTGTCCTGGACAGATTCCACAACATTTTCCGGTTTTACATTTAAAACCGAATCCAAAGTCGTTGTATTATTTAAATTATACTGCTTTACAATACATACACCTGAAAAAGTGCATTTCCCAGACTTTTCATCCATATGCGCACAGTTCATTCCCATACAATTTGCCATAATAAATCCTTTTGTTTAATATTTTTACCGCCGCAAATATTAACACAGGAATTTATTTTGTCAAATTATTTATATTCCTATAAGTTTCTGATTAAATCGTCATTCGTTCTGCAATTTGTTGCTGAACATATTCATCTTCGCTGTTATACAACGGCCAATTACCGTTTGCTAATTCTTCCATTGATGTCAGTGGTTGGTTCAAGCGTGCACGATACAGCCATAAATTTGACATTACTCGTTTAATATAACTGCGTGTTTCATACGCCGGGAAACTTTCAATATATAACAACGGATCATATGTATAGAACGATTTTTCAAACTTAACCATCGTCCCCATCCCCGCATTATATGCCGCCAACATTTTTATAATACTGTTTTCCACCCGTTCATGTGCCAACAAATCAACAATATACTGTTGCCCCAGGAACATATTATGTTCTGGATTCGACATATCCATTTGGGTTATATCCAGTTTATTTGCACGCGCAACGCGTTTTGCGGTACTGGGCATCAATTGCATAACACCATTTGCACCCGCGCCCGATTTCGCCGACACACGGAAATTACTTTCCTGTTTTGTAATCGCCAATAACAACGCCCGGTCAATCGACCATCCGCCCATCGGTTCCCAATCTGGCAATGGATATTGCGCCGAATAAATAATATCATCATCAATTTCCAAGATTCCGCGATCCTTGATAACAGATGCTGACTGCACAGAAACGCGCGGCAATCCGTACGCGGTCGCAACCGCATTAACAGCATGCAAAACCCTGTCCGATGTTTTTGATGTAATTAAATACTTTAAATATTCTTCGGCCCGATCCTTGCGGCCAACCTGTAATAACGCCAGGGCCATTTTCCCATACTTAGTATTCGCCAATTCTGCAAAATCTTCATCTGTGGCATCTTGTTCAAAAAATTCATATTGCGGTGTTTGCCCCAACATAGTCGCAGACAGCGCACCATAAAACGCCATTGGGTGCGTCGCAGCAATACGCCAATACTTTTTTGCGACATCGCGGTCGCCTT
This window encodes:
- a CDS encoding lytic transglycosylase domain-containing protein, with product MKKFFTILIGVILPLNIWAADLPQILTDVDASLYQQVFDLQDKEKINTAINVQSQIADNLLMNEVLYQRYVSDTYRTRGKEIVMWMERYYDMPGATRMEKLAKIKQATVRKAKVPAIMSGSESIETAQSETWTAKKYSGSAEKKINEFKRAIRSGSTKVAREILENKGFKKKLTESDYGRLAGRLSFIYYTNGEMELAKKWGFVASDANSEYGLWAMGLLYFKEDNYAESQKYFSRILDLPQINNARKTEAAFWAGRAADFKGDRDVAKKYWRIAATHPMAFYGALSATMLGQTPQYEFFEQDATDEDFAELANTKYGKMALALLQVGRKDRAEEYLKYLITSKTSDRVLHAVNAVATAYGLPRVSVQSASVIKDRGILEIDDDIIYSAQYPLPDWEPMGGWSIDRALLLAITKQESNFRVSAKSGAGANGVMQLMPSTAKRVARANKLDITQMDMSNPEHNMFLGQQYIVDLLAHERVENSIIKMLAAYNAGMGTMVKFEKSFYTYDPLLYIESFPAYETRSYIKRVMSNLWLYRARLNQPLTSMEELANGNWPLYNSEDEYVQQQIAERMTI